One window of the Desulforhopalus sp. genome contains the following:
- the selB gene encoding selenocysteine-specific translation elongation factor yields the protein MREIVLGTAGHVDHGKTSFIRALTGFETDRLKEEIQRGITIELGFAYLDLPCGHRIGIVDVPGHEKFVKTMVSGVSGIDILAFIVAADEGIMPQTIEHFEICRLMGVKQGIVIITKKDLVEPEWLDMVTEEITDFCAGSFLEGAPVIHVSSTTGEGIDVVRDTLDGIVRKHDFHEVFGPFRLSVDRVFAMKGFGSVVTGTSVSGRISVGEDLRIYPTEQVAKIRGIQVHSQAVNEVEAGHRTAINLQGVDVADIERGMVLATPGSLQANYILDCQFLYLAANAKPLKHRARVRVHLGTSEILGRVSLLDRDELQPGDEAIVQLLLENTASVWPGDRYVIRSYSPVATIGGGMVLGNVSPRKRKRLSENDRAYNREIMPILKDGTIEEKVLFLLRESGEQGLTADELAIRIGLFGKHLKKALNEPISTKKMVVVDSASQRYVSVEISEKMKEMLIAHLVAYHKNNPLYQGIAKEELRTGLGRKIDPKVFQYCLNELLRKNVVVQEDSLVRLEGHQVALKADEEQLRKDIDAWYRSRGLSTPTIKETMEQFGEYPPQLVKEMLDLQLRDGQLFKISESLYYTRDLIEPLIASVLQYMEKNGEIDAPAFKDLTGLTRKFSIPILEYLDRVKITMRIGDKRVLRRKS from the coding sequence ATGCGAGAAATTGTCCTTGGTACCGCCGGCCATGTCGATCATGGCAAAACCAGTTTTATTCGCGCCCTGACCGGTTTTGAAACCGATCGGCTAAAAGAGGAAATCCAGCGCGGCATTACCATTGAACTTGGCTTTGCCTATCTGGATCTGCCCTGTGGCCACCGGATCGGTATCGTCGACGTGCCGGGCCATGAGAAATTTGTCAAGACAATGGTGTCCGGAGTTTCTGGCATCGACATTCTCGCTTTTATCGTCGCCGCCGACGAAGGCATAATGCCCCAGACTATAGAGCATTTTGAGATCTGTCGTTTGATGGGGGTGAAGCAGGGGATAGTCATCATTACCAAAAAGGATCTGGTGGAACCAGAATGGCTGGATATGGTGACAGAAGAGATAACCGATTTCTGCGCCGGCAGTTTTCTCGAAGGGGCGCCGGTTATCCATGTCTCGTCAACCACCGGTGAAGGGATCGATGTGGTTCGCGATACCCTGGACGGGATCGTCAGAAAACACGATTTTCATGAGGTGTTCGGCCCATTCAGACTATCGGTCGATAGGGTCTTTGCCATGAAGGGCTTCGGCTCCGTCGTCACTGGCACATCGGTCTCCGGGCGGATTTCGGTGGGAGAGGATCTGCGAATCTATCCGACCGAGCAGGTGGCCAAGATCCGCGGTATTCAGGTGCATTCTCAGGCGGTAAACGAGGTGGAGGCTGGACACCGGACCGCCATCAATCTGCAGGGCGTTGATGTGGCTGACATTGAGCGGGGCATGGTCCTTGCCACACCCGGTTCGCTTCAGGCCAATTATATTCTCGACTGCCAGTTTCTGTATCTGGCCGCCAATGCCAAACCCTTAAAACACCGGGCCAGGGTACGGGTTCATCTCGGCACCTCGGAAATACTCGGCCGGGTGTCGCTGCTTGACCGGGATGAACTGCAACCCGGCGATGAGGCCATAGTTCAATTGCTTCTTGAAAATACTGCATCGGTCTGGCCCGGTGACCGGTATGTTATACGGAGTTATTCTCCGGTAGCAACCATCGGCGGCGGCATGGTGCTCGGCAATGTCTCGCCGCGCAAGCGCAAGAGATTGTCGGAAAATGATCGTGCATATAACAGGGAGATCATGCCGATCCTCAAAGATGGCACGATAGAAGAAAAAGTGCTCTTTCTCCTCCGGGAAAGTGGCGAGCAGGGGCTTACCGCCGACGAACTAGCGATACGTATCGGCCTCTTTGGTAAGCACCTGAAAAAGGCCCTGAACGAACCGATCTCCACCAAAAAAATGGTTGTCGTCGATTCGGCATCTCAACGCTATGTGTCCGTTGAAATTTCCGAAAAGATGAAAGAAATGCTCATTGCACATCTGGTGGCTTACCATAAGAATAACCCTTTATATCAAGGGATTGCCAAGGAAGAGCTGCGTACCGGGCTCGGCCGGAAGATCGACCCAAAGGTCTTCCAATACTGTCTCAATGAGCTTCTTCGCAAAAATGTTGTGGTCCAGGAGGATTCTCTGGTCCGCCTTGAGGGGCACCAAGTTGCCCTCAAGGCGGATGAAGAACAGCTGCGCAAGGATATCGATGCCTGGTATCGGTCACGAGGGCTTTCCACGCCGACCATCAAGGAAACGATGGAACAATTTGGCGAATATCCACCTCAGCTGGTTAAAGAGATGCTCGACCTGCAGCTGCGAGACGGTCAGCTCTTCAAAATCAGTGAATCGCTGTACTATACCCGGGATTTGATTGAACCGCTCATAGCCTCGGTATTGCAGTATATGGAGAAAAACGGTGAGATTGACGCCCCGGCCTTTAAGGATCTCACCGGTTTGACAAGGAAATTTTCCATTCCGATTCTTGAGTACCTTGATCGGGTAAAAATCACCATGCGCATCGGTGACAAACGGGTTCTCCGCAGAAAAAGCTAG
- the tilS gene encoding tRNA lysidine(34) synthetase TilS codes for MKTAYLSNKKYRKSSTPQIIHRVATVIRTNRLAVRGDKVVVAVSGGADSLALLHILATVDLQLQLFAVYVNHGLRPLEIPEERVTIARSCQALGVPFFTREVDVQQMVAEEGRSREEAARILRYAALEELRQVCDAEHIAVGHTADDQVEEFFLRLIRGSGMKGLSGMQMRRDTVIRPLLKETKASLVAYLEMQGVQWCQDSSNLDRHILRNRVRLELLPLLTRDFNPAIRHTVLQTMDILREEEDFLQQQMEAAFARCVESSQPPFTTSSGIELIIDCRIFCQLHPALGRRILERCCWQMAAPPSYRQISVLTDLCKGRNGLEIHLEDGVRAERRGSQLILCRPLDKGRTRGSRTPSKTIYLSIPGTGRYTVPESAKQLVIEERPASQLEKDTGGQIFIDLAKVSFPLVLRTSLPGEVFHPCNGPGRKKVSRYLNDRKIPAKDRPAWPVLVSGREIIALPGLQIDHNYRITEETNTMLAISWLEQQG; via the coding sequence ATGAAAACTGCATATCTGAGCAACAAAAAATACCGGAAATCGTCGACACCGCAGATCATTCACCGGGTGGCCACCGTCATTCGCACTAACCGCCTGGCCGTCCGGGGAGACAAGGTGGTCGTAGCTGTGTCCGGAGGTGCCGATTCCCTCGCCCTCCTGCACATCCTTGCAACTGTCGACCTGCAATTGCAACTTTTTGCAGTCTATGTCAACCATGGCCTACGCCCCCTGGAAATCCCTGAAGAACGTGTTACCATCGCTCGATCTTGCCAGGCGCTAGGTGTACCCTTTTTCACCAGAGAGGTTGATGTACAGCAAATGGTCGCTGAAGAAGGCCGCTCACGTGAGGAGGCAGCAAGAATTCTTCGATATGCCGCCCTGGAAGAGCTCCGCCAAGTGTGTGATGCAGAGCATATCGCCGTAGGACACACAGCCGATGATCAAGTCGAAGAATTTTTTCTCCGCCTCATCCGTGGAAGCGGCATGAAAGGATTGTCCGGCATGCAAATGCGCCGAGATACCGTCATTCGTCCCCTCCTCAAAGAAACCAAAGCCAGCCTCGTTGCCTATCTGGAGATGCAGGGCGTTCAATGGTGCCAAGATTCATCCAATCTTGACAGGCACATCCTCCGTAACCGGGTACGGCTTGAGCTCTTGCCCTTGCTCACCAGGGACTTCAATCCGGCGATCCGGCACACGGTCCTGCAAACAATGGATATTCTGAGGGAAGAGGAAGACTTCCTGCAACAACAGATGGAGGCTGCCTTTGCCCGATGCGTGGAATCCAGCCAGCCACCATTTACAACCTCATCGGGTATAGAACTGATCATTGATTGCCGGATATTTTGTCAACTCCATCCGGCACTTGGCAGAAGGATCCTCGAACGCTGCTGCTGGCAAATGGCGGCTCCGCCAAGCTACCGGCAAATTTCTGTTCTCACCGATCTTTGCAAAGGGAGAAACGGGCTGGAGATTCACCTTGAAGACGGTGTTCGAGCGGAAAGGCGTGGCTCGCAGCTGATTCTGTGCCGGCCACTGGACAAAGGCCGGACACGCGGCTCCAGGACGCCTTCGAAGACTATTTATCTGTCCATTCCGGGGACCGGCAGGTATACAGTTCCTGAGTCGGCAAAACAGCTGGTTATCGAGGAACGGCCGGCTTCCCAGCTCGAGAAAGATACCGGTGGACAAATCTTTATCGATCTGGCTAAGGTCTCTTTCCCGCTTGTGCTGCGGACATCGCTTCCTGGAGAGGTGTTTCATCCCTGCAATGGACCCGGCCGAAAAAAGGTCAGCCGGTATCTGAACGACCGGAAAATCCCGGCGAAAGACCGGCCTGCCTGGCCTGTCCTCGTCTCCGGAAGGGAAATCATCGCTCTTCCCGGGCTGCAAATCGACCACAACTACCGGATCACCGAGGAAACAAACACCATGCTGGCAATCAGCTGGCTGGAACAACAAGGATGA
- a CDS encoding response regulator, which translates to MGKKLNILIVEDEYISRTLLKEMLTPFGDCHTVTNGDDAVSVLQLSYEDPRSRYDLVCLDILIPGKSGHEVLRELRQFENVKGIYGVNSTKVFMVTNLDDAKNIMEALVLGRCEVYMTKPVSRLHLEEHLRTLHLIEWSC; encoded by the coding sequence ATGGGCAAGAAGCTGAATATCCTTATTGTCGAAGATGAGTATATCAGCAGGACTCTGCTGAAAGAAATGCTTACGCCCTTTGGTGATTGCCATACGGTCACCAATGGTGATGACGCTGTCTCTGTCTTGCAGCTTTCTTATGAAGATCCCCGGAGCAGGTACGATCTTGTTTGCCTGGACATTTTAATACCCGGAAAAAGCGGCCACGAGGTGCTGAGAGAACTTCGCCAGTTTGAGAATGTTAAGGGGATTTATGGTGTGAATTCGACAAAAGTGTTTATGGTAACTAATCTCGACGATGCAAAAAATATAATGGAGGCCTTGGTACTCGGACGTTGCGAGGTATATATGACCAAGCCGGTGAGTCGTTTGCACCTTGAGGAGCATCTTCGTACCCTGCACTTGATTGAGTGGTCCTGTTGA
- a CDS encoding Hpt domain-containing protein, protein MKQKQSVENIRLHLTEQFNLPMEQIDMLLPSFLSTLGTHMFNLESAFAEKNPAQLGKVGHTIKGAFLNLGLQDCAKIALSIEEKGKQGCNPSDFQKLIEDLRLLVQPVLE, encoded by the coding sequence GTGAAACAAAAACAGAGTGTTGAAAATATCAGACTGCATCTTACCGAACAATTCAATCTCCCCATGGAACAGATTGATATGCTGCTACCGAGCTTCTTGTCAACCTTGGGGACGCATATGTTCAATCTGGAAAGCGCCTTCGCCGAAAAAAATCCAGCTCAGCTTGGAAAGGTAGGTCACACCATCAAGGGTGCCTTTCTCAATCTTGGCTTGCAGGATTGCGCAAAGATTGCCCTTTCCATCGAGGAAAAAGGCAAGCAGGGCTGTAATCCATCAGATTTCCAAAAGCTTATCGAAGATCTGCGGTTGCTGGTTCAACCCGTGCTTGAATAG
- the mpl gene encoding UDP-N-acetylmuramate:L-alanyl-gamma-D-glutamyl-meso-diaminopimelate ligase — MNSMVAENLNSAPAKIKHVHLMGICGTGMAALAGMLQQSGYTVTGSDNHVYPPMSVFLSSLKIPVQSGYDGKNLQPAPDLVIVGNVITRKNPEAVALAEMAIPYLSFPQALAYFFIQSRTSLVVAGTHGKTTTCSLLATSLYKAGLDPSFMIGGIVRQFGTNFRLGNGRFFVAEGDEYDTAFFDKESKFLHYRPHVAIITSLEFDHADIFADLAAIKKAFRKFVALLPKDGLLVAHLDDPNVAEIAAEAPCTVHGYGFSRERTWAIDDLHTENNATLFRVLKNGSPWKQMTVNLSGRHNALNSLAVCAVLDHLQVRFEAIDAGLRGFEGVKRRQEVRGIENGITVIDDFAHHPTAVKETLDGLKAAYPGQRLIAVFEPRTNSSRRAVFQKDYVLAFDAADLVLLREPLPIDGLSADELFSSERLANDLVNERNLTAEALPETDAILKRLISLLRQGDVVAILSNGGFDNIHERLLEQLKSLP; from the coding sequence ATGAATTCGATGGTCGCGGAAAATCTCAATTCTGCACCGGCAAAGATCAAACATGTTCATTTGATGGGGATCTGCGGCACAGGCATGGCGGCTCTGGCCGGCATGCTGCAGCAGTCGGGCTATACGGTTACCGGCAGTGACAACCATGTCTATCCACCGATGTCGGTTTTTCTCAGTTCCTTGAAAATCCCCGTGCAAAGCGGCTATGACGGAAAAAACCTGCAACCGGCTCCTGACCTGGTAATCGTCGGCAATGTTATTACCCGTAAAAACCCGGAAGCGGTAGCACTGGCTGAAATGGCCATCCCTTATTTGTCGTTTCCCCAGGCACTGGCCTATTTTTTTATTCAATCGCGCACCTCTCTGGTGGTCGCCGGCACCCACGGCAAAACCACCACCTGTTCACTGTTGGCGACCTCTTTGTATAAAGCCGGACTAGACCCGTCCTTTATGATTGGCGGCATTGTCCGCCAATTCGGCACCAATTTCCGCCTGGGCAACGGCCGGTTCTTTGTTGCTGAAGGCGATGAATACGACACCGCTTTCTTCGACAAAGAATCCAAGTTCCTCCATTACCGGCCCCACGTGGCAATCATCACCTCTCTCGAATTTGACCATGCCGATATCTTCGCCGACCTGGCTGCCATAAAAAAAGCCTTTAGAAAATTTGTCGCCCTTCTACCCAAAGATGGCCTCCTCGTTGCCCATCTCGACGATCCAAACGTTGCCGAAATTGCTGCTGAAGCCCCTTGCACTGTGCACGGCTATGGCTTCAGCAGAGAACGCACTTGGGCCATTGACGATCTCCATACCGAAAATAATGCTACTCTTTTCAGGGTATTGAAAAACGGTTCTCCCTGGAAGCAAATGACGGTGAACCTTTCCGGTCGCCATAACGCTCTCAACAGTCTAGCGGTCTGTGCGGTACTCGATCACTTGCAGGTTAGATTCGAGGCAATTGATGCCGGTTTACGGGGTTTTGAGGGTGTGAAACGGCGCCAGGAGGTGCGAGGAATAGAAAATGGAATTACGGTGATCGATGATTTTGCCCATCACCCAACCGCCGTCAAAGAAACCCTTGATGGATTGAAGGCGGCCTATCCGGGCCAGCGACTAATCGCGGTGTTCGAGCCGAGAACCAACTCGTCAAGGAGGGCGGTTTTTCAAAAAGACTATGTCCTGGCCTTCGACGCAGCTGATCTGGTTCTGTTACGGGAACCTCTTCCCATCGACGGTTTATCTGCAGATGAACTGTTTTCTTCAGAGCGCCTGGCAAATGATCTGGTGAATGAGCGGAATTTGACAGCAGAGGCACTCCCTGAGACTGACGCCATTCTGAAAAGGCTTATCAGTCTCCTTCGCCAGGGTGATGTGGTGGCAATTCTCTCAAACGGTGGTTTCGATAATATTCATGAACGTCTGCTGGAGCAACTCAAGTCACTACCTTGA
- a CDS encoding cupin: MKLLDLNTTREFTEGAMKRFFLVEDSEYFKIINFNLRAGVTFPVHSHDLDGELSIQVIEGEGYFLGDNGMEMPAKTGNILISQIREPHGVRATTDMRIVVTIAPPI; this comes from the coding sequence ATGAAATTGCTGGATCTCAATACAACTCGAGAATTTACCGAAGGGGCAATGAAACGATTTTTTCTTGTTGAAGATTCTGAATATTTCAAGATAATCAATTTTAATCTGCGAGCCGGGGTTACCTTTCCGGTGCATTCTCACGATTTGGATGGCGAATTATCGATCCAGGTTATCGAAGGCGAGGGCTATTTCCTTGGTGACAATGGGATGGAGATGCCTGCCAAAACCGGCAATATCCTCATCTCGCAAATCCGCGAACCCCATGGAGTTCGCGCAACAACTGATATGCGGATTGTGGTGACCATTGCACCGCCGATTTGA
- a CDS encoding cyclic nucleotide-binding domain-containing protein, with protein MSQDSPPSHPPSTEDISQIISKMLSEIEAAARARNFKLAEELHESLVVNYPMALREIIKASGIIEDEKTAGIDQVHLALWGKLYDSLSDEERNCLYYSMKRYVLRPKTMILTHGQVNNRLFLIERGQITIFFKKDGKSYVLAQLGPGDILGEYTFSTISLCSASAISHTEVQLMCLESKAADGWEDRFPGLYEKLIDFCMKEGKVDEILRNKKLEKRTHHRFPASGRVKAILLTKDGSKSDVVFGGGLSDISVSGACFSMRCAKRSTARALLARHLFLVIAGDQEQNPVTISTRSRVVRVSFHLYGDFSVHVNFDKELAEESVKRFAT; from the coding sequence GTGTCCCAAGATTCTCCCCCATCCCATCCGCCAAGTACTGAAGATATATCGCAGATTATCAGCAAGATGCTCAGTGAAATCGAAGCTGCTGCGAGGGCCAGGAATTTTAAACTGGCGGAGGAGTTGCACGAGAGCCTGGTAGTCAACTATCCGATGGCTCTCAGGGAGATTATTAAGGCCTCAGGGATAATTGAAGACGAAAAGACGGCTGGAATCGATCAGGTGCACCTGGCTTTGTGGGGCAAGCTCTATGATTCGCTCAGTGACGAGGAGCGTAACTGCCTGTACTACAGCATGAAACGGTATGTGCTGCGGCCGAAGACGATGATCTTGACGCACGGCCAAGTCAACAACCGGTTATTTTTAATCGAAAGAGGGCAAATAACGATTTTTTTCAAAAAAGACGGAAAAAGCTATGTTCTTGCTCAGTTGGGACCGGGAGATATCCTTGGAGAATATACGTTTTCGACAATTTCTCTTTGCTCAGCCTCGGCAATAAGCCATACGGAGGTGCAGCTGATGTGCTTGGAAAGTAAGGCTGCTGATGGCTGGGAGGATAGGTTTCCAGGTTTGTATGAAAAGCTCATCGACTTCTGCATGAAGGAAGGCAAGGTGGATGAGATCCTGCGCAACAAAAAATTGGAAAAAAGAACCCATCATCGTTTCCCGGCTTCCGGTCGGGTCAAGGCGATTCTTTTAACCAAAGATGGGAGTAAGTCGGATGTCGTTTTTGGCGGTGGACTGTCAGATATTTCAGTGAGTGGTGCGTGTTTTAGCATGCGATGCGCAAAAAGGTCTACGGCCAGGGCACTTCTCGCCAGGCATCTGTTCCTGGTGATTGCCGGAGACCAGGAACAGAATCCGGTAACAATATCAACTCGCAGCAGAGTGGTAAGGGTCTCCTTCCATCTCTATGGCGATTTTAGCGTGCATGTCAACTTCGATAAAGAATTGGCAGAGGAGTCTGTAAAGAGATTTGCAACATGA